A region from the Silene latifolia isolate original U9 population chromosome 7, ASM4854445v1, whole genome shotgun sequence genome encodes:
- the LOC141592218 gene encoding uncharacterized protein LOC141592218: MSMSKGSKMLQFINYRMRVTIQDGRQLVGKFLAFDRHMNLVLGDCEEFRKLPPSKTTPKSEDRLDRRTLGLLLLRGEEVISMTVEGPPPPDESRAKATSASAAGGPGLGRAAGRGIPTAPLVHAQPGLAGPVRGMGGPAPGMMQPQISRPPVNYPGAPVIRPPGGPPMFPPPGPGQMMRGPPPPPPGQYMQRPGQGPMPGPPPPQYAQYGQRPGMPPPQMMRGPPPPGPPRPGMPPMQGMPPPPGGMPGYGPPRPGMPPPNAQHPPQNQQQ; the protein is encoded by the coding sequence ATGTCGATGTCAAAGGGATCTAAGATGCTACAGTTCATAAACTACCGTATGCGAGTTACTATCCAAGACGGTCGTCAACTCGTCGGTAAATTCCTCGCTTTCGACCGTCACATGAATCTCGTCCTCGGCGACTGTGAAGAATTCCGCAAACTTCCTCCTTCCAAAACTACCCCTAAATCCGAGGACCGTCTTGACCGTCGTACTCTCGGTCTTCTTCTTCTCAGGGGTGAAGAGGTAATTTCCATGACCGTCGAGGGCCCGCCTCCTCCTGACGAGTCACGTGCTAAGGCGACGTCTGCTTCCGCCGCTGGTGGACCCGGTCTAGGCCGGGCTGCTGGTAGGGGGATCCCGACTGCTCCGCTGGTTCATGCTCAGCCTGGTTTGGCGGGACCGGTTCGGGGTATGGGTGGGCCTGCTCCTGGTATGATGCAGCCGCAGATCTCAAGGCCTCCGGTTAATTATCCGGGTGCACCGGTTATTCGTCCTCCTGGTGGTCCACCGATGTTCCCTCCTCCTGGTCCTGGTCAGATGATGAGGGGTCCACCCCCGCCTCCGCCTGGTCAGTATATGCAGAGACCGGGACAGGGACCGATGCCTGGACCGCCACCGCCTCAGTACGCTCAGTATGGGCAAAGACCTGGAATGCCTCCTCCGCAGATGATGCGTggtcctcctcctcctggacCACCGAGACCAGGAATGCCTCCAATGCAGGGAATGCCGCCTCCTCCTGGTGGAATGCCGGGTTATGGACCGCCTAGACCTGGGATGCCTCCACCCAATGCTCAACACCCGCCTCAGAACCAGCAGCAGTAG